A part of Candidatus Electrothrix aestuarii genomic DNA contains:
- a CDS encoding type II toxin-antitoxin system VapC family toxin — protein MKLLIDTHIFLWALADPSRINDDKRAELETLANTIYVSSVSIAEIMIKSSIGKLKVEYDPVEMVRQSGFELLDFRGQEALLLKNMPFHHKDPFDRMLIAQSIANGYYLMTEDSKFSAYDCRLL, from the coding sequence ATGAAGCTCCTTATCGACACCCATATCTTTCTCTGGGCGCTTGCCGACCCTTCCAGAATCAACGATGACAAAAGAGCTGAGCTGGAGACCCTGGCAAACACGATTTATGTGAGTTCTGTTTCCATTGCCGAGATCATGATCAAATCATCAATAGGTAAATTAAAAGTGGAATATGACCCTGTCGAAATGGTGCGACAGAGCGGTTTCGAACTCCTTGATTTTCGAGGGCAGGAAGCCTTACTGCTGAAAAATATGCCCTTTCATCATAAAGATCCCTTTGACCGAATGCTGATAGCACAGTCCATTGCCAACGGGTATTATCTCATGACAGAAGACAGTAAGTTTTCAGCCTATGACTGTCGCCTGCTGTAA
- a CDS encoding type II toxin-antitoxin system prevent-host-death family antitoxin, translating to MIVNISEAKTNLSKLVTRACYGEEIIIAKNNLPLVELVPHKPKGKRTLGILAGKMEVPDDIMEESKIINEMFYGQETPDENDAS from the coding sequence ATGATTGTTAATATTTCTGAGGCAAAAACAAACCTTTCCAAGCTGGTGACCAGGGCCTGTTACGGTGAAGAAATCATCATTGCGAAAAACAACCTACCGCTTGTGGAACTCGTGCCGCATAAACCGAAAGGAAAGCGAACTCTGGGGATACTGGCAGGGAAAATGGAAGTACCTGATGACATCATGGAGGAAAGTAAAATCATCAACGAAATGTTTTATGGTCAAGAGACACCTGACGAGAACGATGCTTCATGA
- a CDS encoding type II toxin-antitoxin system prevent-host-death family antitoxin, with translation MLEKQKHWQLQEAKNRFSRLVEQAQHNGPQIVTKHGRETRYF, from the coding sequence ATGCTCGAAAAACAAAAACACTGGCAGCTTCAGGAAGCGAAAAACAGGTTCAGTAGACTGGTTGAACAGGCGCAGCATAACGGTCCTCAGATAGTCACCAAGCACGGCAGAGAGACCCGCTATTTTTAA
- a CDS encoding DUF4143 domain-containing protein, producing MKEISKSKKIFFTDTGIRNLQIKNFNIPSLRSDIGPLYENYVFTVLEQDADLLTSNYFYRTQAKTEIDFITVREQQCRLIEVKAGVFDRPVKAMSAFEKKYQGQFAEISKTVINRSCLAWKNGFRFLPAWLL from the coding sequence ATCAAAGAGATTTCCAAGAGTAAGAAAATATTTTTCACCGACACCGGGATACGCAATCTTCAGATAAAAAACTTCAATATTCCGTCACTGCGCTCGGATATAGGCCCTCTGTATGAAAACTATGTTTTTACCGTACTGGAGCAGGATGCGGACCTTCTCACATCCAACTATTTCTACCGGACCCAGGCCAAAACGGAAATTGATTTTATCACGGTCAGGGAACAGCAGTGTCGGCTGATTGAAGTGAAGGCGGGAGTCTTTGACAGGCCGGTCAAAGCGATGAGTGCTTTTGAGAAGAAATATCAGGGGCAATTTGCCGAAATCAGCAAGACTGTTATCAACAGGTCGTGCCTTGCCTGGAAGAACGGGTTTCGTTTTCTTCCGGCTTGGTTGTTGTGA
- a CDS encoding transposase, with protein sequence MFTIPQELRKIIFSDRMLIKIMMDCASKAAVEVLQSKGVDAVPGILLVVHTFGRDLKFNPHVHMLMTEGGLTSSNQWVDIPFLPYGLLRKKWQYYLLTEIKASLPQTKENVRFIDYLFKSQRNGFYVNGKSKMTSARHAARYIGRYMARPALAEHKITNYDGEEVTFWYIDHKTEVKVTEAIPAKEFIQRLIDHIPLKGFKMVAIMGYILDVQKQSR encoded by the coding sequence GTGTTTACCATTCCACAAGAACTCCGAAAGATAATTTTTAGTGATCGTATGCTGATCAAGATTATGATGGATTGTGCTTCAAAAGCGGCTGTGGAAGTACTTCAAAGTAAAGGAGTTGATGCTGTTCCGGGAATTCTATTAGTTGTCCATACGTTTGGAAGAGATCTTAAGTTTAATCCGCATGTCCATATGTTAATGACAGAAGGAGGATTAACATCTTCCAATCAGTGGGTTGATATTCCATTTTTGCCATATGGTCTGCTTAGAAAAAAATGGCAATATTATTTGCTGACTGAAATAAAGGCTAGCTTGCCGCAAACAAAAGAAAATGTAAGATTCATAGATTACCTGTTTAAAAGCCAACGTAATGGTTTTTATGTAAATGGTAAAAGCAAGATGACATCAGCAAGACATGCAGCTCGATATATTGGTCGCTATATGGCTCGTCCAGCATTGGCAGAGCACAAGATAACGAATTACGATGGTGAGGAAGTAACATTTTGGTATATTGATCATAAAACAGAAGTTAAAGTTACCGAAGCGATTCCAGCCAAAGAGTTCATACAACGATTAATTGACCATATCCCGCTAAAGGGATTCAAGATGGTCGCCATTATGGGTTATATTCTCGACGTACAAAAACAATCGCGATAG
- a CDS encoding AAA family ATPase yields the protein MQIAITGASSTGKTTLSKRVITNKYFQDKAILRLNVDARELLRSFDIKNMDKMSILQKKKFQIEYFKKKKLLEEKKDNFITERSFVDVAAYWSVKNLFIDSIDEHNEFILSCLKKSLNYDLHIFIPFGLIPFQPDGYRSNDLEFHKKIDRQIFSYLEDWSINYIEIKKSSVEERVKEVIGALSGLDLR from the coding sequence ATGCAAATTGCTATAACCGGAGCTTCATCAACAGGAAAAACAACCCTTTCAAAAAGGGTCATTACAAATAAATACTTTCAAGACAAAGCAATTCTACGACTAAATGTCGATGCTAGAGAATTATTACGTTCCTTCGACATAAAGAACATGGATAAAATGTCAATATTACAAAAAAAGAAATTTCAAATAGAATATTTCAAAAAAAAGAAACTCCTCGAAGAAAAAAAAGACAATTTTATTACAGAAAGGTCATTTGTTGACGTTGCAGCTTACTGGAGTGTAAAAAATCTATTTATTGATAGCATAGATGAGCATAACGAATTTATATTATCATGCTTAAAGAAATCATTAAATTATGACTTACATATATTTATCCCTTTTGGCCTAATTCCATTTCAACCTGACGGATACCGCTCGAATGACCTGGAGTTTCATAAAAAAATAGATAGACAAATCTTTTCCTATCTAGAAGATTGGTCGATAAATTACATTGAAATAAAAAAATCCTCTGTGGAAGAACGAGTTAAAGAAGTTATCGGGGCACTAAGTGGACTAGATTTAAGATAA
- a CDS encoding radical SAM protein: MISYRPFNNKKILSDIVSADNSGVRKLYFTDEDFFGKKHKDIEYIADEIHNLKEKKIISNNLSFFISTKSCDITKHNKNNLLKKLVSAGFNDIFVGIESGSPSQLNRYGKKSTIEINIESINILKNLNVNIDVGFIFFDPLVTIKELKENLYFIKKHLRGITSARIIKKLLLDTGSKYYHMHKKNILLREKKYIEKISNFTPYYFSEKDIQYIYNKYIDFEKMHFANSNYIQEIYRKNNNYSLKKLIHIRNLDTKAIDAIINNYKEKPFITDHILENLTKKKKI; the protein is encoded by the coding sequence GTGATTAGTTACAGGCCGTTTAATAACAAAAAAATACTTTCAGACATCGTATCAGCTGATAACAGTGGGGTTAGAAAGCTATATTTCACAGATGAAGATTTTTTTGGCAAAAAACATAAGGATATAGAATATATAGCGGACGAAATCCACAATCTAAAAGAGAAGAAAATCATATCTAACAATCTTTCTTTTTTTATATCAACAAAATCATGTGACATTACAAAGCACAACAAGAATAATTTATTAAAAAAATTAGTATCAGCAGGATTTAATGATATATTTGTAGGCATAGAGTCTGGATCACCTAGCCAACTCAATAGATATGGCAAAAAATCAACTATTGAAATAAATATCGAATCAATTAATATTTTAAAAAATTTAAATGTTAATATTGATGTTGGTTTCATCTTTTTCGACCCTCTTGTTACCATTAAAGAACTAAAAGAAAATCTGTATTTTATAAAAAAACATTTAAGAGGGATAACAAGTGCTAGGATTATAAAAAAATTACTACTAGATACAGGGTCAAAATACTATCATATGCACAAAAAAAATATTCTTTTAAGAGAAAAAAAATATATAGAAAAAATATCCAACTTCACTCCTTATTACTTTTCAGAAAAAGATATTCAATATATATACAATAAATATATCGATTTTGAAAAAATGCACTTTGCAAATAGTAATTATATTCAAGAAATATACAGAAAAAACAACAACTATTCACTTAAAAAATTAATTCATATAAGAAATTTAGATACAAAAGCGATTGATGCCATAATAAACAATTACAAAGAAAAACCATTCATCACCGATCATATACTAGAAAATTTAACAAAAAAGAAAAAAATATAA
- a CDS encoding IS66 family transposase: protein MSADNPLPDDLKITEVDLAATPPAVLDLVRILAAENAALRKRVEELEAKLGENSSNSNKPPSSDSPYDEKGETEDKKKKGQGSQKPPKKRKGSRQKFMSPTETQDVTPSTCSCGCSSFKNLEPYYTHQHIELPEIVMSVIHFTLYKGECTGCGKTGKGYVPGEFQAGFGPRFTALVGEISGIDGNSRETVQTFCSSVLGVPVSLGAIQKIIDRASAAVKPHYETIRDVARSQDVNYLDETTWKKGGKLHWLWVMTNSTVAYFMIHRHRSREAFEQLIGIWEGILVSDGYRLYQSWVNGRQTCLAHLIRRAQGLSERDDPELAKCGKWAAAELRRLCKMAKDPPTQGEWSSFYARLCRLIALYRDCDSDAGKFVRHIENEMDSLFTFLFEEGVDPTNNFAERMIRFAVLWRKRSQGTKSDKGNRWVERILSLRQTCRLQGKSTFEVLTDAVRSYFRQQTPDLDWIRQAA from the coding sequence ATGTCCGCTGATAATCCTCTACCCGACGATCTCAAAATAACCGAAGTCGATCTTGCCGCCACTCCTCCGGCAGTATTGGATCTGGTGCGGATTCTTGCTGCCGAGAATGCTGCATTGCGCAAGCGGGTAGAAGAGCTGGAAGCCAAGCTCGGAGAGAATTCATCAAATTCCAATAAGCCACCGTCTTCCGATTCTCCCTACGATGAAAAAGGGGAAACTGAGGACAAGAAAAAGAAGGGGCAAGGATCGCAGAAACCACCCAAAAAGCGCAAAGGATCACGGCAGAAATTCATGTCGCCCACGGAAACGCAGGATGTAACGCCCTCCACCTGTTCCTGTGGCTGCAGCAGCTTCAAAAATCTCGAACCATACTATACCCACCAGCACATTGAACTCCCCGAAATCGTGATGTCGGTCATTCATTTCACCCTGTATAAAGGGGAATGCACTGGCTGCGGAAAAACCGGTAAAGGATACGTTCCCGGAGAATTCCAGGCTGGCTTCGGTCCGAGATTCACAGCCCTGGTCGGCGAGATCAGCGGTATTGACGGCAACAGTCGCGAGACCGTTCAGACATTCTGCTCTTCTGTCCTCGGTGTTCCCGTCAGCCTTGGAGCTATACAAAAAATCATTGATCGGGCCTCGGCAGCGGTCAAACCGCATTATGAAACTATACGGGACGTAGCCCGAAGCCAGGATGTCAATTATCTCGACGAAACCACCTGGAAAAAAGGCGGCAAACTCCACTGGCTGTGGGTTATGACCAATTCGACGGTCGCTTATTTTATGATTCATCGACACCGATCCAGGGAAGCCTTTGAACAGCTTATCGGTATCTGGGAAGGTATTCTGGTCAGTGACGGTTACAGGCTCTATCAAAGCTGGGTCAATGGCCGCCAAACCTGCCTTGCCCATCTGATACGCAGAGCACAAGGACTATCCGAGCGTGATGACCCGGAGCTTGCCAAATGCGGAAAATGGGCTGCCGCCGAACTGAGACGGTTGTGTAAGATGGCGAAGGATCCACCAACTCAGGGTGAATGGTCATCATTTTATGCCCGGCTTTGCCGACTTATTGCGCTGTATCGCGACTGCGACAGTGATGCGGGGAAGTTTGTCCGCCATATTGAGAATGAAATGGATTCACTTTTTACCTTCCTGTTTGAGGAGGGCGTGGACCCCACCAACAATTTTGCTGAACGAATGATTCGCTTCGCCGTGCTCTGGCGAAAACGCAGCCAGGGAACAAAGAGCGACAAAGGAAATCGATGGGTTGAGCGAATTCTCTCGCTGCGCCAGACATGCAGACTGCAAGGCAAATCCACGTTTGAGGTGCTCACCGATGCTGTGCGTTCTTATTTCAGGCAACAGACTCCTGACTTAGACTGGATCAGACAGGCCGCTTGA
- a CDS encoding type II toxin-antitoxin system VapC family toxin, producing MKPRVYIETSIPSYYHEIRDDPESAAKRLWTREWWEEHRSRFELLTAPPVLDELEQGDYPTKEDTLQFVGSLPLLPVNEEVIDIVQEYIQHHLMPNDPAGDALHLALASYYNCQFLLTWNCRHLANANKFEHIRHINTLLGLPVPILTTPFQLMQEDRDDEDRSDG from the coding sequence ATGAAACCAAGAGTTTATATCGAAACAAGTATTCCGAGCTATTATCACGAAATACGGGATGATCCAGAATCGGCAGCAAAACGACTCTGGACAAGAGAATGGTGGGAGGAGCATCGTTCCCGCTTTGAGCTTCTGACTGCTCCGCCGGTTCTGGATGAACTGGAACAGGGGGATTATCCGACCAAAGAGGATACCCTGCAATTCGTCGGAAGCCTGCCGCTGCTGCCTGTCAATGAAGAGGTGATTGATATTGTTCAGGAGTATATTCAGCACCATCTCATGCCGAACGACCCGGCAGGGGATGCGCTTCACCTTGCGCTCGCTTCGTATTACAATTGCCAGTTTCTGCTCACCTGGAACTGCCGCCATCTCGCCAACGCAAATAAGTTTGAGCATATCCGACACATCAATACGCTGCTGGGCCTGCCTGTCCCGATTTTGACCACCCCCTTTCAGCTCATGCAGGAGGATAGAGACGATGAAGACCGATCCGACGGTTGA
- a CDS encoding efflux RND transporter permease subunit: protein MWFYPEREARGCGAGGWGADEMKREIYFFVISISYIFMVLHGAQRRIRPALMTSATTILALIPILTSTGRGSDIMVPMAIPSFGGMIIAMLTVFVVPVLYCWVEERNSC, encoded by the coding sequence TTGTGGTTTTATCCTGAACGAGAAGCTCGGGGCTGTGGCGCGGGAGGTTGGGGTGCTGACGAGATGAAAAGGGAGATATATTTTTTCGTAATATCAATAAGCTATATATTTATGGTCCTGCACGGAGCCCAACGACGCATCCGCCCGGCTCTGATGACCTCGGCCACCACTATCCTGGCCCTGATTCCGATTCTGACCTCAACCGGGCGGGGTTCGGATATTATGGTGCCTATGGCTATTCCTTCTTTTGGGGGGATGATTATTGCCATGCTGACTGTTTTTGTGGTGCCGGTGTTGTATTGTTGGGTTGAGGAGAGGAACTCTTGTTGA
- a CDS encoding Rpn family recombination-promoting nuclease/putative transposase yields the protein MASKERYINLFTDYGFKKIFGEEPNKNLLLDFLNELLKEEQGEIRDLTYLKTEQLGDTDIDRKAIFDLYCENEQGEKFIVELQKSKQNFFKDRALYYSTFPIREQAERGDWNFKLKAVYTVAILDFVFDEDKDQPEKYRYDVKLSDIETNKVFYDKLTFIYLEMPKFSKELDELTTRFDKWLYVIRNLNRLERIPDTLREQVFEQLFDTAEIARFTPDQVRSYEKSLKYYRDMKNSLDTAFDEGRVEGKEEGRVEGKNERDREIVLNGLQQGFDIKMIAQLTGLSEEEIKEIGQG from the coding sequence ATGGCCAGCAAAGAACGCTATATCAACCTGTTCACTGATTACGGATTTAAGAAGATCTTCGGCGAAGAGCCGAATAAGAACCTGCTCCTGGATTTTCTCAACGAGCTGCTGAAAGAGGAACAGGGAGAGATCCGGGATCTGACCTACCTGAAGACCGAACAACTCGGCGACACCGATATCGACCGCAAGGCGATCTTCGACCTCTACTGCGAGAATGAACAGGGAGAGAAGTTCATTGTCGAACTCCAGAAGAGCAAACAGAATTTTTTCAAGGACCGAGCACTCTACTACTCCACCTTTCCCATCCGCGAACAGGCGGAACGAGGGGACTGGAATTTTAAACTTAAGGCCGTGTATACGGTGGCTATCCTGGATTTTGTCTTTGACGAGGACAAAGACCAACCTGAAAAATACCGCTATGATGTCAAGCTGTCAGATATTGAAACCAACAAGGTCTTTTATGATAAACTGACCTTCATCTACCTGGAGATGCCCAAATTCAGCAAGGAACTGGACGAACTGACCACCCGGTTTGACAAGTGGCTCTATGTGATCAGGAACCTCAACCGGCTGGAGAGGATACCGGATACCTTACGGGAACAGGTTTTTGAGCAGCTCTTTGATACTGCGGAGATTGCACGCTTTACCCCGGACCAAGTGCGTTCTTATGAGAAAAGTCTGAAATATTATAGGGACATGAAAAACTCCCTTGATACAGCCTTTGATGAGGGGAGAGTAGAAGGAAAAGAAGAAGGGAGAGTAGAAGGTAAGAATGAAAGAGATAGAGAAATAGTCCTCAACGGACTTCAGCAAGGATTTGATATCAAAATGATTGCTCAGTTGACGGGCCTGTCAGAAGAAGAGATTAAGGAAATTGGACAAGGATAA